From the Salvelinus fontinalis isolate EN_2023a chromosome 21, ASM2944872v1, whole genome shotgun sequence genome, the window AATGCCTGCTGTGTTCACTCTCCCTCATTCAGATGTGCGCAGGTGTGATGTGGGGTCCAGCAGAGGCAATAGGAGTGACTGTCACGCCTCGCTACCCTAGGAGTTTAGAAGTTTGAGTGTTGGAATGTTCTTTAGATATTTATAAAATGTTGCTGCCTACCAACACCTCATTATCATGCACAAAGGTCTTAAGTCTCAACTAGGCTTCCTCTCTCCCAACTGAGTTTAGAAGCAGGCCTTTAGAGGAACAAGGAGTGAGCTGGGAttcaggggcctcatttataaaccgTGCGTGCATACAATATACCCCAAAATGTGCATGCGGCAGTTTTCACGATCAAGTTGGCATTTATAAAAATGTAACGTGATGTGAGAATGTGCTCAGCTCCCCGTTTAGACCATGCGTAAGCACATCTACTAGTGGCTGAAATATTGTATTGCAAGCTGGCAAGTAAGTATTTTGTGCAAATGGGGGATATGATGAAAGGCTTATTCATAAATAAACTAAAAACAGGACAACATTAACACAAATGCAGCCATTTGCCATTAGTGAGAAGAGCAAAATTCTTTAATCTAAAATAAACATTTGAATCTTTCTATTTTCATAACCGTTGCAGAATAAATTTCTCACCTTTTCTAGCCGTAATAGGTTCATATTCCCGAAGTAGCCATACATCAAATTAGCATGTGCATCTTATTTAATTGGACCTAGGAGCCTAGTAAATAGATAGGCTATGTATTAAGTTGTGCAATCCCATAGGCAGTGCGGTTAATAATATAGCCTACAGTCAAATTTAAAAGGGGAACAGTTTCTTTTACATTGAAGTAGGCCTATGTATGCTactgtaatttttttttaaagttggtAGCCTTCCTTAGACCATTTTTCAGAATTCACGGCCAGTCCCATCATATTTAGGTGAAAAGTCGATGCAAAACATTGAATTTAAAAGTTCTGCTGACAGGTCCACAATTTGCCATTTGTTTTCTCTTTCATAAACTGTATTGGAACATTCTGCCAACACAGTAGTTTATGTAAAATATTTGAGTAAGGGTAAGCTATTGTATTGCTGTGAGATAGAAGCACAACATTGCCAATTTAATCCGAGCCTATACTAAGGCACGACATTGTTTCTATCTATTGATAAACAAAATATTGAACAATTTTCTATTTTGCACTTTAGTGTGGGCTGTAGCATTTAGCCTACTTTTAAAGTGTTTTCAAAATATGGGCTACAATCAACCTTGCAGACATCAGGCACTCGCTATAGGCAGCATGCATGTTTAGTTTGAATAACTGCAAAACATTCTGCCCACAGAAATGTGAACAAAATTGCCCATTTTAGATACTGCCATGGCCTAATTCAAAATTATACAGCAACTAAAGGGTGTTATTGGGGTGTTTTCCAAGCAGAGTTTTAATGCGTGCAGTTTTACAACCAGTCCGATTTATAAACAGGAAACAATCATGCATATATAGGGTGTGCACCAAATGTATGAATCTAAATATTTTTGTACTCCCGCTGAATTTTCTGAAATGTGTCTCATGCGGAAATGTGTGAAcagttataaatgaggccccaggactATATCGGTCAAGTCTCagatgacaccctatttcctatatagtgcacaactaagtggctcaggtcaaaagtagtgcactttatagggaatagtcATGGTGTCATTTGACTACAATTTTGAAATGTCATTAATCTATCCAAATATTTATCTGATCGATTGTATTTATGAGCTGTAGTCATGAGCAAAAGTGTGGAGAGCAACTATTGTTTTCGCTGATTTAGCTTTGAAATGTCATTAATAGATGATATAATACCTGGATTCACGTTTGTATCGGCTGCTTCAGCAGATTAACTAGCCCATCATTAAATACATCTGTGAAAGGAGAGCAAATTTGACTCAAAACTGccattttccttttctttttTGCTGTTGCTTTTGTCAATTTTGTTATCCAAAATTCCTTGCTTCCCCTTTGTGTTCTTGACTTTGTTTCTGTGTTGAACACCCAATTATTTTTTCCCAAAGGTCCCCTTTTTGTCTGAGAAAAGCTGTTGATTTTTCCTGTTTTAGAATTCAACCCTGTAAAATGGTAATAAAGATATCTTTGCGCTCTTTAGCACTTTGAAAGAATGTTTAATTTTGTTTTATGTCTAGTGCATTCTATTCTAATTAGTATCCAGGGATCATCATGGAGTGTCGTGTTTCATCTACATATCAAAATACATTTCCTATTCACACGTTATTGCAGTACATCCCAACAGTGTCTGAATATGGAATATTATAATCTGTGTGTAATGTTACTGAATTCATTTTTATTATTGAGTGAAGTACAAACAAATATCCATAAAACTACCAGTGGGCCTAAAATGTGTGCAATATCAAGTCTGTTGGCATCACTGTGGCACTACAGATGTAGTTACTCTCTGCAGGATGAAAGTATTTTGGACCAGCACTACCTATCCCTCATTGACAACTCTGGCAAGTAGAAAAATCCAATCAACTCAGACAGTGGTCAAATTCTCCTATAGCATTGGAAGCAACAAAAATAAAGACTATAGGCCTGTTCCATTCTCCACTCCTGAAGTCTGCAGTCTAAAGGAGCATTTGCATGTATATTTCAAGGAGTGTAGGGTGCCTGGTTTTATTTTTTAGCAAGTGTGTGAGGGCAACGCAGCACACTTCACTGGCTCATTTTCCCCTTCCTGTCCAATCATGAGTGTGGCCTTAACTAAAGTGCATTGCACTCCGAAACAAGTCACTGACAAGTGTTGGGAGTTAGAGTGAGAAAAATATCAGGAATCGCCACTTAGAATGCAGTACATACATACACCCCTTTATGGCAGCTATGATTCTGTGGGTTAGTGGCACATAAATGTTCATGTGTTCATAAAGTAGTTTTCTTCAGCTGAAATGTCACAGTATTTGGGCCAACTTCATTTGGATTTGGTGATTTCTTTGTCCTCTTGGATCCAAAGGCTTTCCTGTAAAAATCCCCAAATAAATGTAGTTAGAATCTATAGGCTAACAAAGCAAGATTGTAATTCATGTGTATATGGGAGTTTTTGACATTGCACAATAGAAAGGCTGGGATAAACTACCTCCGCATCAGCATTATTTTAAATCGGCTTAATCTACCAACCAATTATCTCCCACAGCACCTTCCTCCTAACCAAACTTGGCAGGTGTAATACAAATGCCTGGAactagatcccccccccccccccccccccccacacattctGCTCTTGTTGACGAGAGTAACAAAACTGTCGATGTTCTTTTCTGCagtgttcaaccaatccagtaaaatGGAGTGTCGCCTTGTTAACGTCTGAAAGCGGGAGTCACAGGCTCTCTCTTCAATTTCCCTTGAAAACCGGAGCATATGGTTGTTTTATGACAGTGCTGAGGCTACCCTCCCCCATAAGTGTCTTGCCTCCAAATAATTTACTCAGTAAGGTCACTCCCACTAAGGCCAATTTTGAATCGTTGATATCCCAGGCTTATAATATGTGCTGTGCGCAATAGCCTGGGGATAAGGTTAAATGTAGTTTTTTGTTTTGTGCTCTGTGGACACATACTTGATGAAATAGTGTCCATATGAGCGGGGCACTAATTAGTGGaccaaacaatcaatcaatatgTTGACGTGGGTAGTTTCGGTTGAAGGTTACCAGCGCTGCTTGTGCTTTTTGAACGGCTTCCTCCAACACGGCGCGGTCGCTCAGCATCTGTCTGAGAGCGGCAGGGTCCATCTCCAAAAGCATGCCTACGAGACAGAGTCCTTCTCAATTCTAACCATCACAGACCACTAAAATGGTTTATGATAGACGGCATTAGCAGTATCTGTGATATTACAGTTCACTCAATGAGACATTTCGTTCTAGAGACGTATGTTTAAACAGTTTAGTGGTAAAGCTGCCACCATATTGCTTTTCCGCCTTACAGATCTGCAAATATTGAAGGGCCAAAGGGTGAGTGGGGATCAAATTGGGACTGGCTAGTGGCAGGGCTAACCTGTAATGTCATTTGAGTGCACTGCGTTCATCTCCTTCACCAGTAGAAACAACCTCTCTTCCAGCCTCTCGGTGTCATCGGCATCTGATGAGTCACTCGCGTCTGTCTCTTCCACACCCAGCCTACAGCAAAACGGGGTAGGGGGAACATAACACGCCATGAATATCGTTAAAAAAACTGCACATTATAGGCTAAGTATCCCACACGTTATGGCCTgcgactagagaggtgttagatATTATTCTGGTATCACCATGTGTTTACTATTGGATGTACAATAATGACACCATAAAATGGATGGAtaatgttatattactgtataaGTGAGGAACGCCGTCTTagccttctgtgtcaggtttctAGGCTCTCCTTTCGAGACCAATGGCCCAttcagaaacaacccctagtcctgTATCCTCAAGGCTTTTAGGTAGATCTGAGTGTGGATACTGTAGGTGTAACCAATATGGCGGAAAAATATAATTAGTTAATCAGTGGCTACTAACATATACCTACCCAACTCTAGGGTAATATGGGATGTATTTGGACAGGGCCTCAGTCTGCTTGACTGACAGATCTAAAATGAATGACGGCCATTAACAGAAAGTAGCCTCATCAGTCTAGTTTCCATCCATTCAGAGGTTCATCAGCGTTGTGTCTGGATATACAAACAAAGTCCTTCATAATATCTTTCTTCCCCACAATGATGTCCAGCTCCACACTCACTCCTGCAGTGTCTTCAAGGCCAGGTTCACCTGCTCCTCCAGTAGTGAGGGTTCTGAGAGAAGATGCAGCACCGCTTCTTTATGCTGCTCCAGTAGCATGCCTGGAGTGGTACATGTTAGGGAAGCATTATAAGCTGTTGGTTCATAAAGGATCAGCCTGCGCTTGCACTGTGTGGATTCGCATTGTATAGGGCAGGGGTCAGCAACAGGTGGCCAGCAAGTGATTTTCTTGGTCCCAAACATATTTTTGTAATAAAAATTGAATGTTTTAAATAAAACAGAATTTTAGTTTTGGGTCAAAAAATActaaaatcaccaggaattcagcAAAAATCAGGTCCAACAAAAATcgtcccgcagctgaatctagttgcctacacCTGGTATTTGTTAacacctaataataataataatttgggggGTGCCTATATTTGTCCGGTTAAGCACTTGTAGAAGGGTGTAATGGAAATGTATttcttgcatatcccaactccccctgaaaTACACGCAGGGAGTGAGTGTCTCACAACCAGTTGTTTGCCATTGGAGGAGATTTAAGGAATTAATTTATGCAGAGCCTAACTCAGGTTGTCGACCTTTTTGGTCAAGCAGAAAAGTGTCAAACTTTGTGTGTTGCTTTTTTGGCAAGATTTCTTCTCTCAATGAGACTAATCTGGTCAAATAAGGgttaagtaaataaaataaatcatacgtttggagggaggagagatgattGGCTTACTGATCAGTAGGTTGATTACCAGTGATTttctgtgtgtgtccagtgttgtAGATGTCCACTAGCTCAAACAGCTGTTCCCCAAGCGAGTCAGAAGAGGCAGATGCTTCATCTTCCTCCTTTGACATCCTTGTATTGCTGCCAAGACAGAAGTCATGGAGAGATCATAGTTAGTTGAGGTCTAGTCTAACATGGCCATCCTTCCAAATCCGTCTCATTGACTAGACTACGAGAAGCCTGGgctctggaggttagttaagatCAAACTCAACCAAATTGTGACACAGAAACTCACATGGGGCGGAGTTCAACCCGAGTTAAGCATGTGTAAATGGAGCGCAATTCCCTTTTTATGAACttttcagcctcatttactgcctttaaaaacgCTATTTGTTTGGGGTGGAGATCAAATAAATGAAGGTGTGGCGGAGGTGTCTACAGATCAGGGTATGTGAGCAGAGTTGAGTGGTTAGAAATCCAACCACTCCGGTCTTTTTCCAATCACTTAGCTAAAAACCACTCTGTACTCACAGGAAAAAAGCTGCAGCTCCAAATATGCTTaattcattaaaatcacaatttaacacccatctatttttgtgaccacctggacctaccatttagttttgaagtattgaaaccaaaccatataaTTTGAATAAACATGAAAAAGGTGAATGTAAGACTTGCACataatttcaaataggctacatgtcatattaaacagcataaaTAGGTCAGGGGTGAAATGGTTACTGGTTTCACGATAAAACTCCCTGACAATTAGTATTACCGTTTCAAATATGAATTATCATTAAAACCGTGTTTGCTTACCACAGTTTGAAAATCTCACGGTAAATACTGTCCAGCATCAACCAAAGTTAGCAACCGTCTGATGCAGGCGCAGCATGCAACGTGGGTTTTGTTTAGTGTGAAAACATGGCGGAAGGCAGTGACAGCGCTCGGGAGATTGTTCAGCCTTCTAAGAGGACCAAATCTGGACCAAAAAGTGTGGTTGAATTTTGGGTTTTACAAGAGTGCTGAGGGGAACTTAATCGAAGATGGTCACCCTGTCTGCAGAACATGCAAAAAAGGGGGCAAATTATTTTGGGTTTTACAAGAGTGCTGAGGGGAACTTAATCGAAGATGGTCACCCTGTCTGCAGAACATGCAAAAAAGGGGGcaaattattttttatattttactaggcaagtcagctaagaacaaattcttatttacaatgacgacctaccaaaagacaaaaggcctcctgcgaggACAGGGGCCtgggctttaaaaaaaatatatatataaatataggacaaaacacacattacaacaagagagacaacacaacactgaggAAATGTTCTTTCTTTCCAAGAACTCTCCAGAATGGTTCTGTAATCTGTTTGGATATAAGGCCTAATGccctatttttatttaatttatttacatttatttaactaggcaagtcagttaagaacaaattcttatttacaatgacggcctaccaaaagacaaaaggcctcctgcggggacggggactgggattaaaaatgtgaaaataaatatagaacaaaacacacatcacaacaagagagacaacacaacactacataaagagagacctaagacaacaatgatgttaccattgcccttgattctaagcaatattgtgctgctatttttattgacttggccaaagcttttgatacggtagatcATTCTGTTCTTGTGGCCCAGCTAAGGAGTaatggtgtctctgaggggtctttggcatggtttgctaactacttctctcaaagagtgcagtgaaTAAAGTCAGAGAATCTGctatctcagccactgcctgtcaccaagggagtaccccaaggctcaatcctaggccccacgctcttctcaatttacatcaagaATATAGCTCAGGCATTATGAAGCCatctcatccatttatatacagttttatactcagctggtccctccCCGGATTtagtgttaaatgctctacaacaaagctttcttagtgtccaacaagcttgatctacccttaaccttgttctgaacacctccaaaacaaaggtaatgtggtttgataagaagaatgcccctcttcccacaggtggtattactacctctgagagtttagagcttgaggtagtcacctcatacaagtataCCTCATACAAGtatttgggagtatggctagacggtgcactgtccttctctcagcacatctCAAAGCCTGAGatgttaaatctagacttggtttcctctatcgtaatcgctcctttttcaacccagctgccaaactaactctGATTCAGATGACTATCCTaaccatgctagattacagagacataatttatagttcggcaggtaagggtgctcttgagcggctagatgttctttaccattcggccatcagattttccaCCAATGCTATTTATagaacacatcactgcactctatactcctctgtaaactggtcatctctgtatacctgtcgcaagactcactggttgatgcttatttataaaaccctcttaggcctcaatcCCCCCCTATCTAAATAATCTACTGcggccctcatcctccacatacaacacccgttctgccagtcacattctgttaaaggtccccaaagcccATACgccgctcctcttttcagtttgctgcagctagtgactggaacgagctgcaacaatcactcaaactggacagttttatctcaatctcttcattcaaagactcaatcatggacactcttactgacagttgtagctgctttgtgtgatgtattgttgtctctaccttcttgccctttgtgcggttgtctgtgcccaataatgtttgcaccatgttttgtgttgctaccatgttgttgttatgttgtgttgcttccatgctatgttgtcatatGTTGCTGCTTtgccatgttgttgtcttaggtctctctttatgtagtgttgtctctcttgttgtgatgtgtgttttatcctatatttattttcacatttttaatcccagcccccgtccccgcaggaggccttttgtcttttggtaggccgtcattgtaaataagaatttgttcttaactgacttgcctagttaaatcaatgtgaataaataaaatacaaataggGCATTTTCCTAGTTAATACACTGTCACATTCATCAACCAGCCAGGTACTGGAATTCACAATAAGTATTATTATTTGGCATTGTGACATTGAACAATGAGctgggaatagaacgttcagAAGGTGAGTTGGTGCCACGGGGCTCAATATAACTAATAGGTGCTAACAGGTTGAACAATGCcctaaaaaaaacgttttttcacGATTACTTCAAGACTACGGCAAGCAGTTGGGACAGATGGTAATATTATGAAATTGGGCTCCACAGCGGACATAATGAACAAGTTTTTATTTGGAAAAAAAAGCGCAATTAAAAATGTAATGTCCAGCCTATTAAAGCAAGACTCCGGTCTCTTAACAAAACTCCTCCGATCAGAAGATACTATCGTTAATAGGCGCTAAAGTAGTTAACGCTAGCGTCTAAGAATGTGGTATTATCAATCTTACCTGGGGCCCTGAGGTAGTTGCAGAGCTCGGAGGGCTTTCTCAAGGGCCTCTGTCAGCATAGCTTCATCCTGCTGAATCCGAGTCAGGACAGGCCCAGGTAGTTCCAGCAACATGCCTCCGACCCAATTACAATTACATCTCAATATACCATGAAACAATGTTGTAAAATGTAATCTACTACCTAGCTATAACATATTGGTAGTAATGCATATGCCTACATAGCTGCGTAATGCTTTGCCATTTGAATGTGAGTGTAAATGTAAAACGTTATGGGTGACTCACCTGTGAGTTTCCCGGCGATCTCAGCGTGCTTGGGGTAAATTAAATCGTACAGTTGTTCGCCAAGTACCTCGAGATCTTCCTCATCCTCCATGATGATGTGATGTTTGACTGGTTATTCGCTGCTGTTGTTTACAATGCTAACCTGACATGTTCTATTGTCTGATTTGTTTTTCGACTTACAAGTTCATATTTGAGACCTCGAACGAAAAGTAcagaggtagctagctaactaactatctTCAAAAGCTGCAAGACATCTCAACTATGATCGACGAGCTAGATCAGACTGACAGTGACAGACTCAATTGATGATGTatagctaaattagctagctagcttgttgaCACAGATACGATTCAGAGGCACATCGATAACAATGGGATCCTTGTACTGTTCGTTCAATCAATATACGAACTTAAACAACTAAGACTGATAATAATTTCGAATTCATTAATTTATTTTTCTTATGTCATTCGCAAAgattcttcttcttctatgatatAATGGCGGTCTGCAAACCACCATTAaaggtgcatgccgccacctacagTGCTGGAGTGTGTGGTCAATCACGGTTTACAACATTTCTAAATCCTACTCAGTACTTCTGAGAAAATAAAAAGAGCCATACTAACTTCTAATAGACCCTCCTCCATCGCTCAAAATCccttccaacccccccccccccaacctcaaTGACCCTACACTTCAATCTTTCCCTCTTTTCAACATACTTATCAATATAATATAACAACACGTGATCCACCATTTCACCGACCATACACTCCAGACACAAACCATTCACATGCTTGCCAACCAGATGTAATAATGAGTTCAATGTACAATTTCCTAAGCGCAATTGAGCAAACACCACGTCCTAATCTGACCTTTGAATCTTGGTCCACGACCTTTCTTTGGAGGGCATATAAATGCTGACCCTTGTGCTTAGAGTCTCATCTTTTCTGCCACACATCTATCAAAATGGCTCTGATCTTACATTTGGCCTCACCTCTACCCATTGGAACATTAATATCAATTATATCTCGTTTCAAAGCTCTTTTGGCTAACTGGTCTACAATTTCATTCCCTTCCACATACGAATGTGCTGGGACCCAGCAGAATCTCACTACTACACCCATTCTCTCAATTCTTCATAATAACATGAATACCTCCAATAGTAGGTCACTCCTA encodes:
- the LOC129819078 gene encoding uncharacterized protein LOC129819078 isoform X2, encoding MEDEEDLEVLGEQLYDLIYPKHAEIAGKLTGMLLELPGPVLTRIQQDEAMLTEALEKALRALQLPQGPSNTRMSKEEDEASASSDSLGEQLFELVDIYNTGHTQKITGMLLEQHKEAVLHLLSEPSLLEEQVNLALKTLQELGVEETDASDSSDADDTERLEERLFLLVKEMNAVHSNDITGKPLDPRGQRNHQIQMKLAQIL
- the LOC129819078 gene encoding uncharacterized protein LOC129819078 isoform X1, translating into MEDEEDLEVLGEQLYDLIYPKHAEIAGKLTGMLLELPGPVLTRIQQDEAMLTEALEKALRALQLPQGPSNTRMSKEEDEASASSDSLGEQLFELVDIYNTGHTQKITGMLLEQHKEAVLHLLSEPSLLEEQVNLALKTLQELGVEETDASDSSDADDTERLEERLFLLVKEMNAVHSNDITGMLLEMDPAALRQMLSDRAVLEEAVQKAQAALESLWIQEDKEITKSK